The Benincasa hispida cultivar B227 chromosome 9, ASM972705v1, whole genome shotgun sequence genome has a segment encoding these proteins:
- the LOC120086607 gene encoding probable galactinol--sucrose galactosyltransferase 1, translated as MSSLLQHLRFPSPLFPFSHSSLLLRFSLSSLRSSSSSSSSSCYCSFSPELLPVAAAVVRKRLQENNKNTTMTVGAGITLSDANLTVLGNRVLSDVHNNITLTAAPGSGVMNGAFIGVQSDQIGSRRVFPVGKLIGLRFLCAFRFKLWWMTQRMGSSGQEIPFETQFLVVEARDGSNIAGNEEEGAAVYTVFLPILEGDFRAVLQGNENNELEICLESGDPSVDGFEGSHLVFVGAGSDPFETITYAVKSVEKHLQTFAHRERKKMPDILNWFGWCTWDAFYTDVNSDGVKKGLESFESGGIPPKFVIIDDGWQSVAKDSTSADCKADNTANFANRLTNIKENYKFQKDGKEGERIENPALGLQHIVSYMKEKHAAKYVYVWHAITGYWGGVSSGVKEMEQYESKIEFPVASPGVESNEPCDALNSITKTGLGLVNPEKVFNFYNEQHSYLASAGVDGVKVDVQNILETLGAGHGGRVKLARKYHQALEASIARNFHDNGIISCMSHNTDGLYSSKRNAVIRASDDFWPRDPASHTIHIASVAYNSLFLGEFMQPDWDMFHSLHPMAEYHGAARAVGGCAIYVSDKPGQHDFNLLKKLVLSDGSILRAKLPGRPTKDCLFTDPARDGKSLLKIWNLNDLSGVVGVFNCQGAGWCKVGKKNLIHEENPGTITGVIRSKDVSYLWKIAGESWTGDAVIFSHLAGEVVYLPQDASMPITLKPREYDVFTVVPVKELVNDIKFAPIGLIKMFNSGGAVKELNHQPGSSNVSLKVRGSGPFGAYSSSKPKRVAVDSEEVEFIYDDESGLITIDLRVPEKELYLWDISIEL; from the exons ATGTCGTCTTTACTACAACACCTTCGTTTTCCTTCAcccctttttcccttttcccatTCCTCTCTGTTACTCCGTTTCTCTCTATCCTCTCTacgttcttcttcttcttcttcttcttcttcttgttattGTTCGTTTTCGCCGGAGTTGCTTCCAGTTGCGGCGGCGGTGGTTAGGAAGAGATTACAAGAGAATAACAAGAACACCACCATGACGGTTGGTGCTGGAATTACTTTATCCGATGCGAATTTGACAGTGTTGGGAAATCGCGTTTTGTCTGATGTTCATAATAACATTACTCTCACGGCGGCGCCGGGCAGCGGCGTGATGAATGGCGCCTTCATTGGAGTTCAATCTGATCAGATCGGTAGCCGTCGAGTTTTTCCTGTTGGGAaattgat AGGATTGAGATTCTTGTGTGCTTTTCGATTCAAATTGTGGTGGATGACTCAAAGAATGGGGTCTTCTGGCCAAGAAATTCCATTCGAGACTCAATTTCTGGTGGTGGAAGCACGTGACGGCTCTAACATTGCCGGAAATGAAGAGGAGGGCGCCGCCGTGTATACTGTGTTTCTTCCTATTCTTGAAGGCGATTTCAGAGCTGTTCTTCAGGGGAATGAAAATAATGAACTCGAAATCTGTTTGGAAAGTG GAGATCCAAGTGTAGATGGATTTGAGGGTAGCCATCTGGTGTTTGTGGGTGCTGGATCAGATCCCTTTGAAACTATTACATATGCAGTCAA GTCTGTTGAGAAGCATTTACAGACTTTTGCTCATCGTGAGAGGAAGAAG ATGCCTGATATTTTGAACTGGTTCGGCTGGTGCACGTGGGATGCTTTCTACACTGATGTCAATTCAGATGGGGTGAAGAAGGGCCTTGAGAG CTTTGAGAGTGGGGGAATTCCTCCCAAGTTTGTCATCATCGATGATGGATGGCAATCAGTTGCCAAGGATTCTACTAGTGCCGATTGCAAAGCTGATAACACCGCCAA CTTTGCAAACAGGTTAACAAACATAAAAGAGAATTACAAATTTCAGAAAGATGGCAAAGAGGGTGAAAGAATTGAGAACCCTGCGCTTGGTCTTCAGCATATTGTGTCCTACATGAAAGAGAAGCACGCAGCGAA GTATGTGTATGTTTGGCATGCGATAACTGGCTACTGGGGTGGTGTGAGTTCTGGAGTTAAAGAGATGGAACAATATGAGTCTAAGATTGAATTCCCCGTTGCATCTCCCGGGGTTGAATCGAACGAGCCATGTGATGCTTTGAATAGCATCACGAAAACTGGACTTGGCCTTGTGAACCCTGAAAAAGTTTTCAACTTCTACAATGAACAACACTCGTATCTTGCATCTGCTGGTGTCGATGGAGTTAAGGTTGATGTTCAAAACATTCTCGAGACGCTTGGGGCAGGCCATGGTGGAAGAGTTAAACTTGCTAGAAAATACCACCAGGCTCTCGAGGCATCAATTGCACGAAATTTTCATGATAACGGAATCATTTCGTGCATGAGTCATAATACTGATGGTTTATACAG TTCAAAGCGGAATGCTGTTATTCGAGCATCGGACGATTTTTGGCCAAGAGATCCAGCGTCTCACACGATTCATATAGCATCAGTTGCTTACAACTCCTTATTTCTTGGGGAGTTTATGCAACCAGACTGGGATATGTTCCAT AGTCTTCATCCTATGGCCGAATATCACGGAGCAGCTCGTGCCGTGGGAGGATGTGCTATATATGTCAG TGACAAGCCTGGTCAACATGACTTCAATCTTTTGAAGAAGCTTGTGCTCTCAGATGGTTCTATTCTAAGAGCTAAGCTACCCGGAAGACCAACAAAGGACTGCCTATTTACGGATCCGGCTAGAGATGGAAAAAG TCTATTGAAGATTTGGAATTTGAATGATCTTTCGGGTGTCGTTGGGGTCTTTAACTGCCAAGGAGCAGGATGGTGTAAGGTTGGAAAGAAGAACCTCATTCACGAAGAAAATCCCGGCACGATCACGGGGGTTATTCGGTCAAAAGATGTTAGTTATCTATGGAAAATAGCAGGCGAGTCTTGGACAGGGGATGCAGTGATATTCTCCCATCTTGCTG GAGAAGTTGTTTACCTGCCACAGGATGCATCGATGCCCATAACGTTGAAACCTCGGGAATACGATGTCTTCACGGTTGTTCCTGTCAAGGAACTGGTTAATGACATCAAGTTTGCTCCCATAGGTTTAATCAAGATGTTCAACTCTGGAGGAGCTGTGAAAGAATTGAACCATCAGCCTGGAAGTTCAAATGTATCATTGAAAGTTCGTGGTTCCGGGCCATTCGGGGCGTATTCCTCTAGCAAACCGAAGCGAGTAGCAGTCGACTCGGAGGAGGTAGAGTTCATATATGATGATGAGAGTGGTTTGATCACCATTGACTTGAGGGTGCCAGAGAAAGAGTTGTATCTTTGGGACATAAGCATTGAACTATAG